The Pelodiscus sinensis isolate JC-2024 chromosome 13, ASM4963464v1, whole genome shotgun sequence genome includes a region encoding these proteins:
- the LOC102456928 gene encoding A-kinase anchor protein 17B isoform X2 encodes MTITVVYDNSEAMELCASQKLYLKPVAKLTINVMFPEHTEATQSFSKWEVMDKLKNMICPDQFTTVRVSKSTKDFIRFEGEAETKRLILTLKEKLHGKVTFDKTKHFSKGAVKKRRLESQKLQELEQERKREKEREEEEAARKRRDDEKNARERKRKAKLKRKEHRQIDRDEKRPRKQQKVTTDEEQWPENMPEWEERKYLLAQRRVESIRLLTVLLNRVKEFAQFSNQNVEPLLYPEDVRKDCFPEPELRNAQTDQRESHYLLHTQLKNKKKIRSQFFQTGITCFNAEEVPTNLPASPCHLVKTVLNDPIATASTGKLTGRDEYGSSGCGSLQITVTQDSKVIQSLEREDCPPLNTVHSGKVSSTGYCRKQKIYETDEFIHYLLNYYQTPRYARVCLKPKSSISKSWWQRIVSDNGSGFQINLKNTYGQHLTEVSFSQSPDKGNCSGDDNFSWEITIRNSETTENASKNKAYAGEFTKKFQVQWNDSLDIATLPYAEFSNSFGGTNTCHDTESKQDNNISEVVPPYKSSGAAYKLKDLLEEISSDSEYFSEALNSSAKRTERKYKGIYCEGNKACSLPREMGKKFLVCVKNVPQNDPENESKKHSFCSNSTHSGLTKRYRHKLKKSHKRCNSKLRHEGRKSEWKSNEEARNTHKKKKKRKKPSPNILHDEHSFSETDSWRQLESLKKIQRKCSKMFHHKMKFRTLNVMAAASKDAIPANVSLLQGSHQRAGEVEEVK; translated from the exons ATGACAATCACTGTAGTGTATGATAACTCTGAAGCTATGGAGCTCTGTGCTTCTCAGAAACTGTATCTTAAACCAGTAGCAAAACTGACTATCAATGTGATGTTTCCAGAACATACAGAAGCTACCCAGTCTTTCTCTAAGTGGGAAGTGATGGACAAGCTGAAGAACATGATTTGTCCAGACCAATTTACTACTGTTAGGGTTTCAAAGAGCACTAAGGATTTCATTCGATTTGAGGGAGAGGCAGAAACTAAAAGGTTGATCCTCACACTTAAGGAAAAACTACATGGAAAG GTGACTTTTGATAAAACCAAACATTTCAGCAAAGGAGCTGTCAAAAAGAGAAGGCTGGAAAGCCAAAAGCTGCAAGAACTAGagcaagaaagaaaaagggaaaaagagagagaggaagaggaagctgcaag AAAAAGACGTGATGATGAAAAAAATGCTcgagaaagaaaaaggaaggctAAGCTCAAGAGGAAAGAACACAGGCAGATAGATCGGGATGAGAAACGCCCAAGAAAGCAGCAGAAGGTAACAACTGACGAAGAGCAGTGGCCAGAGAATATGCCTGAATGGGAAGAGAGGAAATATCTACTAGCTCAGAGAAGAGTGGAGTCTATAAGGCTGCTTACAGTGCTGTTAAACCGAGTAAAa GAATTTGCACAGTTCAGCAACCAAAATGTGGAGCCCTTGCTGTACCCTGAAGATGTAAGAAAGGATTGTTTTCCTGAGCCAGAGTTACGAAATGCACAGACAGACCAGAGAGAATCCCATTATCTTCTACACACACAActgaaaaataagaaaaagatTAGGAGTCAGTTCTTCCAAACAGGCATTACCTGTTTTAATGCGGAAGAGGTACCAACTAATCTACCTGCATCACCTTGTCATCTTGTGAAAACCGTCTTAAATGACCCAATTGCAACAGCAAGCACTGGTAAATTAACTGGCAGGGATGAATACGGTTCCTCTGGCTGTGGGTCCTTACAGATTACAGTTACTCAAGACTCCAAGGTCATACAGTCCCTTGAGAGAGAGGACTGTCCTCCTTTGAATACAGTACACTCTGGAAAAGTGTCTAGTACAGGTTACTGCAGAAAGCAAAAGATTTATGAAACTGACGAGTTTATACATTATTTATTAAATTATTATCAAACTCCAAGATATGCACGTGTCTGCCTAAAGCCAAAAAGCAGCATTAGCAAGTCTTGGTGGCAGAGAATAGTGTCTGATAACGGGAGTGGCTTTCAGATCAATTTGAAGAACACATATGGGCAACACTTAACAGAAGTGAGTTTTTCACAAAGCCCTGACAAAGGAAATTGTAGCGGGGATGATAATTTTAGTTGGGAGATCACAATTCGGAATTCTGAGACTACAGAGAATGCGTCAAAAAACAAGGCCTATGCTGGAGAGTTTACAAAAAAGTTCCAAGTACAGTGGAATGACTCACTTGATATTGCAACTTTACCTTATGCTGAATTTAGTAATTCTTTTGGAGGCACCAATACTTGTCATGATACAGAATCCAAACAAGACAATAACATAAGTGAAGTTGTTCCACCATACAAATCCTCAGGCGCTGCATACAAATTAAAGGATTTATTGGAAGAAATCAGTAGTGATTCTGAGTATTTTAGTGAGGCACTTAACAGCTCAGCAAAGAGAACAGAAAGAAAATATAAAGGTATTTACTGTGAGGGCAATAAAGCATGTTCCCTTCCAAGAgagatggggaaaaaattccTTGTCTGTGTTAAAAATGTACCTCAAAATGATCCAGAAAATGAATCTAAAAAACATAGCTTCTGTTCAAATTCTACCCATAGTGGTCTGACAAAGCGGTATAGACATAAGCTTAAAAAATCGCACAAAAGGTGCAATAGTAAATTAAGACATGAAGGGCGAAAAAGTGAGTGGAAATCCAATGAAGAGGCAAGAAATACccacaaaaagaagaaaaagagaaaaaagcccTCCCCTAACATTTTACATGATGAACATAGCTTCTCTGAAACAGATAGCTGGAGACAGTTGGAGTCTCTAAAAAAGATACAAAGAAAATGTAGCAAAATGTTCCACCATAAGATGAAATTCAGAACACTTAATGTAATGGCAGCAGCATCAAAAGATGCCATCCCTGCTAATGTCTCTCTGCTTCAGGGATCTCACCAAAGGGCAGGTGAGGTAGAGGAAGTGAAATAG
- the LOC102456928 gene encoding A-kinase anchor protein 17B isoform X1, which translates to MTITVVYDNSEAMELCASQKLYLKPVAKLTINVMFPEHTEATQSFSKWEVMDKLKNMICPDQFTTVRVSKSTKDFIRFEGEAETKRLILTLKEKLHGKVIKLNGFKDDLKVMATEAHADFPTPQEWASYMNKREFMSEDLTEQTTDIPDCIYFEGLPCKWFALKGSNSEKPSEDVLRVVFERFGKIKNVDIPMLDPYREEMVGGNLNNFHFGGLQTFEAFVQYQDYTAFVKAMESLRGMKLMFKGDDGKALACNMKVTFDKTKHFSKGAVKKRRLESQKLQELEQERKREKEREEEEAARKRRDDEKNARERKRKAKLKRKEHRQIDRDEKRPRKQQKVTTDEEQWPENMPEWEERKYLLAQRRVESIRLLTVLLNRVKEFAQFSNQNVEPLLYPEDVRKDCFPEPELRNAQTDQRESHYLLHTQLKNKKKIRSQFFQTGITCFNAEEVPTNLPASPCHLVKTVLNDPIATASTGKLTGRDEYGSSGCGSLQITVTQDSKVIQSLEREDCPPLNTVHSGKVSSTGYCRKQKIYETDEFIHYLLNYYQTPRYARVCLKPKSSISKSWWQRIVSDNGSGFQINLKNTYGQHLTEVSFSQSPDKGNCSGDDNFSWEITIRNSETTENASKNKAYAGEFTKKFQVQWNDSLDIATLPYAEFSNSFGGTNTCHDTESKQDNNISEVVPPYKSSGAAYKLKDLLEEISSDSEYFSEALNSSAKRTERKYKGIYCEGNKACSLPREMGKKFLVCVKNVPQNDPENESKKHSFCSNSTHSGLTKRYRHKLKKSHKRCNSKLRHEGRKSEWKSNEEARNTHKKKKKRKKPSPNILHDEHSFSETDSWRQLESLKKIQRKCSKMFHHKMKFRTLNVMAAASKDAIPANVSLLQGSHQRAGEVEEVK; encoded by the exons ATGACAATCACTGTAGTGTATGATAACTCTGAAGCTATGGAGCTCTGTGCTTCTCAGAAACTGTATCTTAAACCAGTAGCAAAACTGACTATCAATGTGATGTTTCCAGAACATACAGAAGCTACCCAGTCTTTCTCTAAGTGGGAAGTGATGGACAAGCTGAAGAACATGATTTGTCCAGACCAATTTACTACTGTTAGGGTTTCAAAGAGCACTAAGGATTTCATTCGATTTGAGGGAGAGGCAGAAACTAAAAGGTTGATCCTCACACTTAAGGAAAAACTACATGGAAAGGTAATAAAACTAAATGGTTTTAAAGATGACTTGAAGGTGATGGCCACCGAGGCACATGCTGACTTTCCAACTCCACAAGAGTGGGCATCTTACATGAACAAAAGAGAATTTATGAGTGAAGATCTTACTGAGCAAACCACTGATATTCCTGATTGCATCTATTTTGAAGGGTTGCCATGCAAATGGTTTGCACTAAAGGGCTCAAATAGTGAAAAGCCGAGTGAAGATGTTTTAAGAGTCGTGTTCGAAAGATTTGGAAAGATCAAGAATGTAGATATCCCTATGCTTGACCCTTATAGAGAAGAAATGGTAGGAGGAAATTTAAATAACTTCCATTTTGGAGGCTTACAGACATTTGAAGCTTTTGTCCAGTACCAAGACTACACGGCTTTTGTGAAAGCTATGGAGTCACTTAGGGGAATGAAGCTGATGTTTAAAGGGGATGATGGAAAAGCTCTGGCATGTAACATGAAG GTGACTTTTGATAAAACCAAACATTTCAGCAAAGGAGCTGTCAAAAAGAGAAGGCTGGAAAGCCAAAAGCTGCAAGAACTAGagcaagaaagaaaaagggaaaaagagagagaggaagaggaagctgcaag AAAAAGACGTGATGATGAAAAAAATGCTcgagaaagaaaaaggaaggctAAGCTCAAGAGGAAAGAACACAGGCAGATAGATCGGGATGAGAAACGCCCAAGAAAGCAGCAGAAGGTAACAACTGACGAAGAGCAGTGGCCAGAGAATATGCCTGAATGGGAAGAGAGGAAATATCTACTAGCTCAGAGAAGAGTGGAGTCTATAAGGCTGCTTACAGTGCTGTTAAACCGAGTAAAa GAATTTGCACAGTTCAGCAACCAAAATGTGGAGCCCTTGCTGTACCCTGAAGATGTAAGAAAGGATTGTTTTCCTGAGCCAGAGTTACGAAATGCACAGACAGACCAGAGAGAATCCCATTATCTTCTACACACACAActgaaaaataagaaaaagatTAGGAGTCAGTTCTTCCAAACAGGCATTACCTGTTTTAATGCGGAAGAGGTACCAACTAATCTACCTGCATCACCTTGTCATCTTGTGAAAACCGTCTTAAATGACCCAATTGCAACAGCAAGCACTGGTAAATTAACTGGCAGGGATGAATACGGTTCCTCTGGCTGTGGGTCCTTACAGATTACAGTTACTCAAGACTCCAAGGTCATACAGTCCCTTGAGAGAGAGGACTGTCCTCCTTTGAATACAGTACACTCTGGAAAAGTGTCTAGTACAGGTTACTGCAGAAAGCAAAAGATTTATGAAACTGACGAGTTTATACATTATTTATTAAATTATTATCAAACTCCAAGATATGCACGTGTCTGCCTAAAGCCAAAAAGCAGCATTAGCAAGTCTTGGTGGCAGAGAATAGTGTCTGATAACGGGAGTGGCTTTCAGATCAATTTGAAGAACACATATGGGCAACACTTAACAGAAGTGAGTTTTTCACAAAGCCCTGACAAAGGAAATTGTAGCGGGGATGATAATTTTAGTTGGGAGATCACAATTCGGAATTCTGAGACTACAGAGAATGCGTCAAAAAACAAGGCCTATGCTGGAGAGTTTACAAAAAAGTTCCAAGTACAGTGGAATGACTCACTTGATATTGCAACTTTACCTTATGCTGAATTTAGTAATTCTTTTGGAGGCACCAATACTTGTCATGATACAGAATCCAAACAAGACAATAACATAAGTGAAGTTGTTCCACCATACAAATCCTCAGGCGCTGCATACAAATTAAAGGATTTATTGGAAGAAATCAGTAGTGATTCTGAGTATTTTAGTGAGGCACTTAACAGCTCAGCAAAGAGAACAGAAAGAAAATATAAAGGTATTTACTGTGAGGGCAATAAAGCATGTTCCCTTCCAAGAgagatggggaaaaaattccTTGTCTGTGTTAAAAATGTACCTCAAAATGATCCAGAAAATGAATCTAAAAAACATAGCTTCTGTTCAAATTCTACCCATAGTGGTCTGACAAAGCGGTATAGACATAAGCTTAAAAAATCGCACAAAAGGTGCAATAGTAAATTAAGACATGAAGGGCGAAAAAGTGAGTGGAAATCCAATGAAGAGGCAAGAAATACccacaaaaagaagaaaaagagaaaaaagcccTCCCCTAACATTTTACATGATGAACATAGCTTCTCTGAAACAGATAGCTGGAGACAGTTGGAGTCTCTAAAAAAGATACAAAGAAAATGTAGCAAAATGTTCCACCATAAGATGAAATTCAGAACACTTAATGTAATGGCAGCAGCATCAAAAGATGCCATCCCTGCTAATGTCTCTCTGCTTCAGGGATCTCACCAAAGGGCAGGTGAGGTAGAGGAAGTGAAATAG